DNA sequence from the Prolixibacter sp. SD074 genome:
CGCATGGGTAAAAGCCTGATCTCCTCCGAAAATCATCCAGACGATAAACGTGAGGAGGGAAATTCCCATGACAACCGGAACGAAAATACCGGCAATTTTATCGACCAGCTTTTGCACCGGGGCTTTACTTCCCTGTGCTTCTTGTACCATTTTAATGATGTGTGCAAGCAGGGTTTCGCCACCGACTTTTTCGGCACGAAACCAGAAACTACCTTTTTGGTTAATGGTTCCGGCAAATACTTCCTTGCTTTCAGTCTTCTCGACGGGAATCGGTTCACCACTAATCATACTTTCGTCGACGAACGAATTACCCTTGGTCACTTTTCCGTCTACCGGAATTTTATCGCCGGGTTTTACCAGCAAAATGTCACCAATGGCTACGTCTTTAATCGAAACGGTTGTTTCTGTTCCGTCATCCGCAATCCTGACCACTGTTTTCGGTTGCAATCCAATCAACTTTTTAATAGCCGAAGAAGTATTCGATTTAGCCCGGTCTTCCAATAGTTTTCCCAGTAAAATAAAGGCAATGATGGCAGCAGCGGCTTCGTAATAAACATGTGCTTCGAATCCTTTGCTGGTCCAGAATTCCGGATACAACGTATTGAACAGGCTGAACAGAAAAGCGATGCCCGTACTTACAGCGACCAGTGTGTCCATGTTGGCCACCCGGTGTTTCATCTGTTTCCAGGCGTTTACGTAAAATCGTTTTCCGAAGATGAATACAACCGGAAGAGTAAGCGCTAATTCAATCCATTTTGCATAAGGCAAATTGGTTAGAAACATGGCGATCACCACAATCGGGATGGAGAATAACACCGCTCCCAATGTGTGTTTCTTTAGTTGTTCATATTCTTTTCGCTGGATTTTTTCGACAGTCTCTCCCGCAGTGTCGCTGTCTTCCACGATTAGGTCGTAACCCACAGCCTGAATCGCTGTCTTCATCCCGGTAGGTTGTATGACCTGCTGATCCCATTTTACCAGGACACTGGCATTCGCAAAATTTACCTTGGCATCTATCACACCATCCGTTGCATTCAAAATGGTCTCGACGCTCAGTGAACAGGACGCACAGCTCATCCCGGTAACGGGAAAGGTTTGCGTTATGTAATTTGAAGCTGACATAGCATAAAGTTTTATTATGCTACAAAGCTAATGGTCACAGGGGCTTCAGATGTTACAGGATTTTCGAAAAGAGTTAT
Encoded proteins:
- a CDS encoding cation-translocating P-type ATPase, which translates into the protein MSASNYITQTFPVTGMSCASCSLSVETILNATDGVIDAKVNFANASVLVKWDQQVIQPTGMKTAIQAVGYDLIVEDSDTAGETVEKIQRKEYEQLKKHTLGAVLFSIPIVVIAMFLTNLPYAKWIELALTLPVVFIFGKRFYVNAWKQMKHRVANMDTLVAVSTGIAFLFSLFNTLYPEFWTSKGFEAHVYYEAAAAIIAFILLGKLLEDRAKSNTSSAIKKLIGLQPKTVVRIADDGTETTVSIKDVAIGDILLVKPGDKIPVDGKVTKGNSFVDESMISGEPIPVEKTESKEVFAGTINQKGSFWFRAEKVGGETLLAHIIKMVQEAQGSKAPVQKLVDKIAGIFVPVVMGISLLTFIVWMIFGGDQAFTHALLAAITVLVIACPCALGLATPTAIMVGIGKGAENNILIKDAESLETAHKVDAVILDKTGTITEGKPIVTNIIWSEDGNQEQLTSRLLGMEKQSEHPLASSVVEYFVEKEIKGTQPEQFESITGQGVKGAFAKETYFVGNNRLLEENKIDLPKDIQAKAEKMQQEAQTVIFFTDAKKVLAVIAIADQIKETSKEAIKHLQDAGIEVYMLTGDNEQTAESVSRQVGLKHFKAGILPGDKAAFVKELQGKGKTVAMVGDGINDSQALAQADISIAMGKGSDIAIDVAKMTLTTSDLNSIPKALKLSKQTVATVKQNLFWAFIYNIIGIPVAAGVLYAFNGFLLNPMIAAAAMAFSSVSVVSNSLRLKWKSLT